Part of the Catalinimonas alkaloidigena genome is shown below.
TGGACACTGAAGTGCCTCTGGATTATGTTTTTGTGCCTATAGGTGGTGGTGGTCTATCTGCCGGGCTAGGCAGCTATTTTAAACAAGTCAGTCCCCACACGAAGATTATTGGGCTGGAGCCAGAGGGTGCTCCCGCAATGATTAAATCGTTAGAGCAGGGAGAATTAGTTACCCTGGATAAAATTGATAAGTTCATTGATGGTGCAGCTGTTAAAAGAGTTGGTGAGCTTAACTTTGAAATCTGTAGTCAGGTATTAGACGATGTAACTACTATTTCTGAGGGCAAGGTATGTGATACCATTCTTAAATTATATGATGAAGAGGCCATAGTAGTAGAACCTGCCGGGGCTATGTCAGTCGCGGCGCTTGACTTTTATAAGGATAAAATCAAGGGTAAAAATGTATGTTGTGTCATTAGTGGTGGTAACAATGACATTACCCGCATGGAAGAAATCAAAGAAAGAGCCCTGCTGTATAAAGGTTTAAAGCACTATTTTATCATTCGCTTTCCTCAGCGAGCCGGTGCACTCAAAGAATTCGTCGCTGAAGTCTTAGGGCCTAATGACGATATTACACATTTTGAATATACTAAAAAGAATAACAGAGAAAGAGGGCCTGCTATGGTAGGAATTGAACTTCAGTCAGCTGAGGATTATGAGGGATTGATTGGGAGGCTTGACGCTCACCATATTGCTTATCAGGTGCTTAATGATAAATTTGAGTTTTTTCATTTTCTGATATAAAAAAAGGCTTGTCACTTGACAAGCCTTTTCAATTTTTTAGTAGAAGAATTTATTCACCAGCAGATGCACTTGCATCAGTTTTGCTAGCTCTGATAGCTTCAACTATTTCAGTATATCTGGCTCTCACTCTTGCATCAGAGGCAATAGCTTTTTTCACTGAACTGTAGTCTTTTGCACCCAGCACTCTTTTGATCAAAGATTTATAAGCTTCAGTAAACTCCTCTTTTCTATCAGATTCCATAGATTTAACCTGACCAATAAATTGCTTTTCTGCATCATTAGCAGGCGTTTCTCCACCAGCTAGTGCATTGTAACGATTTTTGATAGCAGGATCCTGTCCTTCAACATATTCGG
Proteins encoded:
- the ilvA gene encoding threonine ammonia-lyase, yielding MKDTVESDKKLIPVENIINAAQRIKGVAYHTPFMHSINLSDKYQANIYLKREDLQVVRSYKLRGAYNKISSLDTSTLSNGVVCASAGNHAQGVAYACNKLGIKGIIFMPNPTPKQKVKQVKMFGKDSVQIQLVGDTFDDAYVKAQAFCKEQNAQFIPPFDDEKIIEGQGTVGYEILLDTEVPLDYVFVPIGGGGLSAGLGSYFKQVSPHTKIIGLEPEGAPAMIKSLEQGELVTLDKIDKFIDGAAVKRVGELNFEICSQVLDDVTTISEGKVCDTILKLYDEEAIVVEPAGAMSVAALDFYKDKIKGKNVCCVISGGNNDITRMEEIKERALLYKGLKHYFIIRFPQRAGALKEFVAEVLGPNDDITHFEYTKKNNRERGPAMVGIELQSAEDYEGLIGRLDAHHIAYQVLNDKFEFFHFLI